In a single window of the Luteibacter rhizovicinus DSM 16549 genome:
- the mraZ gene encoding division/cell wall cluster transcriptional repressor MraZ has product MFQGETAITVDDKGRLTIPTSYRDLVANACANRLVIAYNPFDTGCLWIFPYAEWEQVRDQVNALPSVKAVHRALQMKLVGAAAIVEPDGAARILLPSSQRSAAGIEKKAVLLGMGNKFELWSEQAHLAKIRQTIGEDEISDDMAELRL; this is encoded by the coding sequence ATGTTTCAAGGCGAGACAGCCATTACGGTCGACGACAAAGGTCGTCTGACGATTCCGACGTCATATCGGGATCTGGTTGCGAACGCCTGCGCGAATCGTCTGGTCATCGCCTACAACCCCTTCGACACCGGTTGCCTCTGGATCTTTCCGTACGCGGAATGGGAACAGGTTCGCGACCAGGTGAACGCGCTGCCCAGCGTCAAGGCCGTACACCGGGCTTTGCAGATGAAGCTGGTGGGTGCTGCGGCCATCGTCGAGCCTGACGGAGCGGCCCGCATCCTCCTCCCATCGAGTCAACGCTCGGCGGCTGGCATAGAAAAAAAGGCCGTCCTCCTCGGCATGGGCAACAAGTTCGAGCTTTGGAGCGAACAGGCCCACCTCGCCAAGATCCGGCAAACGATCGGCGAGGACGAGATCAGCGACGACATGGCGGAACTGCGGTTGTGA
- the rsmH gene encoding 16S rRNA (cytosine(1402)-N(4))-methyltransferase RsmH yields MAGRDVHIPVMLDEAVEGLALRENGRYLDGTFGRGGHARAILSRLSTDGRLFLMDRDPTAIAVAEADLATDPRVALRHENFATMAEWPALEGGLDGILLDLGVSSPQLDDRSRGFSFMADAPLDMRMDTSRGISAADFLAEADEVEIADVLWRFGEERFSRRIAKVIVERRATTPITRTADLADLVAGCVGRREPGKNPATRTFQALRIRVNAELESVERGLDAALDLLKVGGRLAVISFHSLEDRTVKQFIRSHEGRVQGNRRGPPPPDAKQARLKPVGKAIFPSDAEVAANPRSRSAVLRIAEKLA; encoded by the coding sequence ATGGCGGGGCGCGATGTTCACATCCCTGTGATGCTCGACGAAGCGGTGGAGGGCCTCGCCTTGCGCGAGAACGGGCGCTATCTCGATGGGACGTTCGGCCGCGGCGGTCATGCCCGGGCGATCCTTTCGCGTCTGTCCACCGATGGCCGCCTGTTCCTGATGGACCGCGATCCCACCGCGATCGCCGTCGCCGAAGCCGACCTCGCCACCGATCCCCGCGTCGCCCTGCGCCACGAGAACTTTGCCACCATGGCTGAGTGGCCGGCGCTCGAGGGCGGCCTCGACGGCATCCTGCTCGACCTCGGCGTGTCCTCCCCCCAGCTCGACGATCGCAGCCGTGGCTTCAGCTTCATGGCCGACGCGCCGCTCGACATGCGCATGGACACCTCGCGTGGCATCAGCGCCGCCGACTTCCTCGCCGAAGCCGACGAGGTCGAGATCGCCGACGTGCTCTGGCGCTTCGGCGAAGAGCGCTTCAGCCGTCGCATCGCCAAGGTGATCGTCGAGCGCCGTGCGACGACGCCAATCACCCGCACCGCTGACCTCGCCGATCTCGTCGCCGGCTGCGTGGGTCGTCGCGAACCGGGCAAGAACCCGGCGACGCGCACCTTCCAGGCCCTGCGCATCCGCGTGAACGCCGAACTCGAATCCGTCGAGCGCGGCCTCGACGCTGCCCTCGACCTGCTCAAGGTCGGCGGCCGCCTGGCCGTGATCAGCTTCCACTCGCTGGAAGACCGCACGGTCAAACAGTTCATCCGCTCCCACGAAGGTCGCGTGCAGGGCAATCGTCGCGGTCCGCCGCCGCCGGATGCGAAGCAGGCCCGCCTCAAGCCGGTCGGCAAGGCGATCTTCCCGTCCGATGCCGAAGTGGCTGCGAACCCGCGTTCGCGCTCCGCCGTGCTACGCATCGCGGAGAAACTCGCATGA
- the ftsL gene encoding cell division protein FtsL: MKVFGAICLSILLLAVLASAIGVVWTRHESRQLFVELSKMQSQKDDIGVEYGRLELEQATYAEPSRIDAEARAKLGMITPKPQDIQLVRR; the protein is encoded by the coding sequence ATGAAGGTGTTCGGCGCGATCTGCCTCTCGATCCTGCTGCTGGCGGTCCTCGCCAGCGCGATCGGGGTGGTATGGACGCGCCACGAGAGCCGCCAGCTGTTCGTCGAGCTCTCGAAAATGCAGTCGCAAAAAGACGATATCGGCGTCGAATACGGCCGTCTCGAACTCGAGCAGGCAACGTACGCCGAGCCCAGCCGCATCGATGCGGAAGCCCGCGCCAAGCTCGGCATGATCACGCCGAAGCCGCAAGACATCCAGTTGGTGCGGCGATGA